Genomic DNA from Haloplanus sp. HW8-1:
CATCCACAACATCGGGACCACTTCGAACGAGGATCCCAACGCTGCAGAGGAACTTGCGAACACCTCCGGTGTCGAAGGGACTGAAAAGCCCCGCGGGATCTCCCTCACTGAAAATGGTCCTACTGGCCCCACGAACTTCGAAATCGTCAGAAACGACTTCGACGGTATCGAAGGGACCTACGGCCAGCCGGCGATCTTCGTTGGAGGATCGAACGGTCTCGGCGGCAGTCACGCGGTGAGGTTCAACAACTTCCGGCATCCCGTGGACAATCTCAGTGGTGAGGCGCTCGTTCTGCGAAAGAACTGGTGGTCGTCCGGGAGTCCTCCCGCTACCAGTTCTGCCGACAGCGACGCAGACGGGGGTGTCCTGATCGATCGAGGACCCGGTGCCTACGACCAGAACAACTCGCGTAGTAGCCAAGTGAACGATGCGGGATCCGATCTCTGAGGCCAAGGGAGAGTAACGGAACGAAGATCCACTTGAGCACCCTGTTTTCACATCTTTCGATCGAATCGTGTGGAGACGGCTGTTGAAGACGAACGATACTCTTGCCCACTGGGTGCACGCCGTCCTCTGTGGAGTGGATTCCGTGGCGTGACATCGTCGCGTAATGGCGGTTCGACGCCGCCGGTGAGCCCCGATCGGCGAAACGGACGAACCGGCCCGGCGTCGCCCCCGAACGACGGAATCCCCGGATGTTGGACGATGCCCACTCGGGCACTTCCCGAGTATCCGACCTCGCCGATCCCGACTGACTCCCGACCCGGTGGGAACCACCGATATTCGATGTCCGTCCTGCAAGCACTCCACTGCCCGAAGCCGAGGTGTGGAATCGCAGACTGGACGGCGACGCGCGGGGTTTCCACCGTCACCGGGTGTCCGTAGGAGTCCGACCCGCGACATAGGCACCCGGCGCCGCCCCCGCGTCCGCCGGTTGCGAGAACACCCGCGACGCCAAACCTGACGCGGCCCTGGACCCCGACGCTTAACCTCCCTGCCGACCCACCCTCGCCATGCTCATCACCCTGGAGGGTCTCGACGGGAGCGGCAAGACGACCGCGTGGCGGGCGCTCCGCGACCGGTACCCCGGTGCCGTGTTCACGCGCGAACCGACCGATTCGTGGTACGGCGAGGCCGTCCGCCGCTCCATCGACGACGAGGACGCCGATCCGCTCGCCGAACTCTTCCTCTATATGGCCGACCACGCCGACCACCTCTCGCGGGTGATCCGGCCAGCGCTGGCCGAGGGCTCGCTCGTCGTCTCGGATCGCTACTCGGACTCCCGGATCGCGTACCAGGCCGCGACGCTTTCCGACGCCGACGTTCCCGACCCCTTCGAGTACGTCCGGTCGATCCACGACCCCGTCTCGCGTCCGCCGGACGCGACGCTCTATCTCGACGTGGACCCCGAGACGGCCGCCGAGCGGAGCGGCGGGACGAACAAGTTCGAACACGTCGACCACCTCCGGGCGGTACGGGAGAGGTACGAGCGGCTACTGGCCGACGAACCGGAGCGGTTCGTCCGCATCGACGCCACGCGCCCGCAGGCCGCCGTCCTCGACGACGTGACGGACGCCGTCGACCGACTGGTTTAGCGGCTCGTCGTGTCGGGCAGTTCGTACTCGTCCGGGGCGGGCACGTACAACACGTCGATGCTCACGCCGAGCGCCATCGGGATGGCGACCATCAGCCCGATGACGGCACCCGTGCTCCCGAGGTCGACGCCGACGCCGACGCTGAACGCGACGATAGTCGTCGTCACGAGGATCACGGGAACCAAAAGCGCCGTGTACACGACCGTCCCCCAGCGGGTGTGGAGCTGGATGCGGAAAAAGCGGGTCGCGACCGCCGCGATCAGGACGTTGGCCACGAAGACGGCGCCCGTCAGGCCGAAATCCAGAAGCGTCGCCATGGGGAGTCTCGGGGCTCGACCGGCTTTGGCCTGTCGCTTCTACGCGTCGGCGCCCTGCCGTGCGCGGTCGACGAGTCGAGCCACCGGTCCCGTGTAGTCGTACCCCGGAATGATCCCCTGGACGTACGTCCCCTCGACGTAGTTGACGACGACGGCGACGTCGTCGACGCCCCGCCGTTCGTCGATGTCGGTGAACGCCGTCTCGACGATCACCTCCGTGTCCGTCAGTCGGACCGCCGGTTCGAGGTCGTGGTCGCCGCTGACGACGCCGTCGGCGTCCGCCACGCGGCGCTCGAACGTCTCCAGCCACCCCTCTTCGACGACCGCGGCCACGTCGCCCTCGACGGCCGTCGAGAGCGACGGCGCCCGGACCTCGATCGCGTAGTCGATCCGTCCCTCACGTTCGGTCGCCGTCACGACCGCGTCGAATGCCGTCGTCGTCGCCTCGAACCGACCGTCGTCGAGGCGGTCGAACATTTCGTGGTCGCGAAACGCCCGCGTCACTCGTCCGGATGCCTCGCCCATGACCGAACACTGGGGATGGGCGAGGAAAAGTCCCTCGCGTCGCCGGAGCGAGCCCTTGTGACTCCCCCGCCATCCTGCCGACGGCGGCACTCTTAAGTTTCTTCCACCGCTTATCCCACGTGACGCTTCGTCTGGAGGGCCGAAGCGTCAGCGGGGACCAATTCAGGGCGGCAAGCGACCGTACGGACCCCTCTTTCCCCGTACGCTCGCTTTTCGCTTTTCGACGTCGAGACCGGCTTACCGCCACCGAACGGTCAGTCGACGCCGAGCCCCCCGACGACCGCGCCGAACAGCAGCCCAGTCGCGCCGAGTGGTGACCCCCCATCGGGAGTGAGGCCGTAGGTCACGAGACTCGGCCACGACCCGTGACACGCCGGGTGATCAGATCGGCGAGCGGTTCCCGGACGGACGGGTCGCGCAGCCCACCCCGCGATGCCGCACTCTCCTCGCCCGCGCTCACGTCGCCCGTGTCGAGGCGCTCGGCATCGTACCCGTCGTCGAGGAACGACCGCACCCAATCGATCCGCCCCGACCCAGTGCCGTCGATCGTCACGGCGATGTCGCCGTCGGCGTCCATCGACGTTCCCACCGACGACTCCGTCCGGTCGTCACGAGGCCGCCACCCGTCTGGCTCGGCGCGACGACCTACGCGAGGGACCTCCGATCCGGACGTATGTCGCCCGCGAACGGTCACCGAACCGTATACCCGATGCGGTTCGGGATGGGAGTGTCAAACCTGTCACCGGTGACGGGCCGACCGGCCGGGGCGAGTGCACCGATCATCGCGGACCGGAGATCGAACCACGGTCGTTCCACTCCCTGATTCGAACCCCTCGGCACACTGCACGCTCCGCACGGTCGTTCGGAGCGGCAGTGCGAGGGAGGGGATTCGAACCGGAACCGGACTCGCTTCGCTCGTCCGGTAGGGGACGAATCCCGACGTACTCGCTCGGCGCGGACGGGCGCCTCGCTCGATGCGAGGGAGGGGATTCGAACCACGGTCGTTCCACTCCCTGATTCGAACCCCTCGGCACACTGCACGCTCCGCACGGTCGTTCGGAGCGGCAGTGCGAGGGAGGGGATTCGAACCCCCGAACTCCTTCGAGAGCGGGTCTTAAGCCCGCCGCCTTTGGCCTGGCTCGGCCACCCTCGCTCGGGTGTCCGTTTCCCCGTACCGTCGCAAGTGGCTTTCGATCCTCACGGTCGACTGGAGTCCTTCGGACTACGCCCCGTCGCGGTGCTGGAACTCGACCGACGCCCCCAGGATGTCCGCGAGCGACTCGACCGTCTCTTGGAGTTCCCCGATCTGCCGATCCTGTCGGTCGAGTCGCTCCGTCAGCCCCTCGACTGACGCTTCGAGGTCCGCCAGGTCGTCGCGAAGGTCCTCGGGGACCTCCTCGGCGAGTTCCTCGATGGTATCGAGTACCTCGTCGGCCTCGTCGGCCGACACCAGTCCGTGGTCCGCCGGGTTCGTCAGCATCCGCCGGTGAGAGAGAATCGCCTCCGAGACGCTCTCGCTTCCGTCCGGCAACGTGATCGTCAGAGGTTCGACCGCGTCGACGTCGTCGGTCTCCGCTCCGTCCGCGACGTCGTCGATCTCCGCTCCGTCCGCGGCGTCGTCGGTCTCCGCTCCGTCCGCGACGTCGTCGATCTCCGCTCCGTCCGCGGCGTCGTCGGTCTCCCCGTCCGTCGCGACGATGTTGGCCGTCGCTTCGGCCTCGGTCGTCTCTTCGGTACGGTCCGGTTCGGCGCGAGCCGTGTCCATGGGATCTACGTCCATGTCCCGAACACGGGTCGCGTCGCTCATAAACCATCGTCAGACAATAATATGCGTACTGGTAGGTTCTCGACGGATCGTGGGTCACTCCCGACGGTAGTGTCGCATCTCGACCCGCCGGTCGAACGCCGCCGCGAGCCGATCGGTCACCGGGCCGCCGCCGACGGCGACACCGTCGACGGCCGCCACGGGCCTGACCTCCCACGTCGTGTTCGTGAGGAACGCCTCGTCGGCCTCGCGGACCGTGTCGACGCCGTAGGCGTCCGTCTCCACTGGAACGTCCGCTGCCGTCGCGAGTTCGAGGACGACCGCTCGGGTCACGCCCGGCAGGATCGGTCCCGAAAGGGCGGGCGTCTTCAGGACACCGTCGTCGACGAAGAAGACGTTGCTCGTCGCCCCTTCCGCGACGAACCCGTCCGTATCGCGGACGAGTGCCTCGTCGGCACCGCTTCCCCGCAGTTCCAGTCGTGCCAGGATTCCGTCGAGGTAGTTGTGCGTCTTGGCGTCGGCCGGCATCGCCGACTCCGGGATCCGTCGCCGCTCGACCGTCCGCACCGCCGCCGGGCCGTCCCAGACCGGGTCCCCCTCGACGCCACCCCGGGGGAGCGGCTTGACGATGACGACGACCGACGGCTCCACCTCGGGATCCGGCGTGAGTTTGCCGGCCTGTACGCCGCGGGTCACCGAGACGCGGACGTAGGCGTCCGCCAGGTCGTTCGCGTCCAGCGTCGCCCGGATGCGGTCCCGGAGGTCCGCCGGAACGGCCCCGCCCATCCCGAGCGTCTCGCAGGTCCCGACGAGTCGGTCGCGGTGGGCCGCCCACTCGAAGACCGTTCCCCCGTACGCCCTGAGAGTCTCGAACGCCGCGTCGCCGTAACGGAAGCCGCGGTCGTCGACCCGTACTGTCGCTTCCCCTTCGGGGACGAGACGGCCGTTTACGTGGTACTGCATCGGTTCGAATCCAGGAAGTTGCGGACGAGTTGCTGCCCGCCGTCGGTCAGAATGCTCTCGGGGTGAAACTGCACGCCGACGTGTGGTTTCGTCCGGTGGCGGACGCCCATCACGACGCCCTCCTCGTCGTCGGTGTGGGCCGTTTCCACCAGCGCCGCGGGGACCTCCCCGGGGGCGACGGCCAGCGAGTGGTACCGCCCCACCTCGATGCGCTCCGGAAGGCCGGCGAAGACGCCCGTCCCGTCGTGGGTGATCGTCGACCGCTTGCCGTGGACCACCTCGGGTGCGTGCCCCACGTCGGCGCCGTGGACCGCACAGAGCGCCTGGTGGCCGAGACAGACGCCGAGGGTGGGATAGTCGAGGTCGGCGAAGACCGGCATCGATACGCCGGCGTCCCGCGGCGTCCCGGGTCCCGGTGAGACGACGATGGCGTCCGGGTCGATCCGCCGGATTCCCGCGACGTCCACCGCGTCGTTCCGACGGACGAGCACCTCTCCAGCCACCTCGCCGACGTACTGGACGAGGTTGTACGCGAAGGAGTCGTAGTTGTCGACGACCAACACCCGCATCACCGTGCGCTCACCCCCACGTCCATCTCCGCGTCGTCGCCGAGTGCGGTATCGACGGCGGTGATCAGCGCCCGCGCCTTCGCCAGCGTCTCGTCGTACTCCCGGTCGGGCACCGAGTCGTGGACGACCCCGCCGCCCACCCGCAGGTGATACTCGTCCCCGTACCGGACCAGCGTCCGGATGATGATGTTGAGCGTCGCGCGACCGTCGAAGCCGATGGCAGCCATGCTCCCCGTGTACGGCCCGCGGCGATGGTGCTCCACCTCGTCGATGATCTCCATCGTCCGCGGCTTCGGCGCGCCCGTGATCGTCCCGCCGGGAAACAGCGCACCGATGGCGTCCCCGAGGTCGTAGCTCCTGTGGAGACGCCCCGAGACCGTCGAGACGAGGTGGAACACCTCCGAGTAGCGGTCGATCCGGCGGTACTCGTCGACGGTAACCGATCCGTACTCGCTCACTTTCCCCAAGTCGTTGCGTTCGAGGTCGACCAGCATCGCGTGTTCCGCCCGCTCTTTTTCGTCGTTCCGGAGGTCGGTCCGCAGTCGGCGATCCGCCGCCGCGTCCTCGCCGCGGGGTCGGGTGCCCGCGATGGGTTCCGTCTCCAGGCGGTCCCCGTTCCGGTCGAGGAGGAGTTCCGGACTCGCACTCACCAGATCCACGCCCGGGAACTCGATCAGTCCCGAGTACGGCGCCGGATTCACCGTGCGGAGCGCGGCGAAGGCCTCGACCGGGTGGACCGCGGCCGGCGCGGTCAGTCGGTGCGAGACGTTCGCCTGAAACGTGTCGCCGTCCCGGACGTACCCCTTGACCCGCCGCACCCGGTCGCCGTAGGCGGCGCGGTCACAGGAACTCCGGAAGGTGACGGGCCCCGTGGTCGACGGTTCGCCGACGGACGGATCGCCCGTCTGCGCCGCGTCGGCCAGTTCGAGCGCCCGGTCCAGCCCTGTCTCGTAGGCGGCGTCCGGGTCGTCGCCCACTCTCGGGGTCGCGACGAATCGCAGCGTCGACTCGCTCGCCCGCCACGCGGCGAGACAGGTGTACCGCGCCAACTGGAGGCGCGGGAGTCCGCGGTCGTCGACGGTCGTCGACGGGAGGGCCTCGATCTCCCGGGCGACGTCGTAGGAGAGCCACCCGAAGAAGCCACCGGGATAGGGGATCGCACACTCCCCGCGGACCAGCGACTCCGCGTCGACCAGTTCGGTGACGGCGTCGAGCGCTTCGTCGTCGGTCACCTCGCGCACGAAGTCCGGATCGACGCCGAAGTAGCCCCACCCCGACCGCCCGCCCGACGTCTCGAAGAACACCGAGGGCGCCGCCCCGCGCGCCCGGCGGTAGGCCTCGAACGGGTCGAGGTCGACGGTCACCTCGACCGGAACGCGGGCGTTCGTTGGCGCCCCCGCGGCTGCCGTACGGAACACGTCGAGCGACGTCTCGACCGACGGGGTCACGGAACGGTCCTCCCCGCCGGTGGCTGTGTCCATCGGCGTGATCGCGTCGGTCCCGGCCGCTCAGCGATCCACATCCACGGACGTCAAGCGCACGTCTTCGGTCGGCTGGTCGTTCGGGTCCGTCCGAACCGAGCCGATCTCCTCGACGACGTCCATCCCGTCGACGACCTCGCCGAAGACGGCGTGGTCACCGTCGAGATGCGGCTGGGCGTCGAGCGTGATGAAAAACTGCGACCCGTTGGTGTTCGGGCCGCGGTTCGCCATCGAGAGGACGCCCGCACCGTCGTGTCGGAGTTCGTCGTGGAACTCGTCGTCGAAAGTGTAGCCCGGCCCGCCGCGGCCGGTGCCCGTCGGATCCCCACACTGGAGCATGAACTCGGAGATGATCCGGTGGAAGGGAACGTCGTCGTACAGCGCGTCGCCCCGGATCTCGCCCGTCTCGGGGTCCTCCCACGTCGTCGTCTCGGGGCCGGGATCGTCGTTCGCGGCGGGATCGTGTTCCGCGAGGTTGACGAAGTTCTCGACCGTCCTCGGTGCCCGCTCCGCGAACAGTTCGACCGTGATGTCTCCGTGTGTCGTCCGCAGGGTCGCAGTCGGATTGCTCATACGGACTCCTCGCGGTCCGGCGGGATAACGTTGCTGTCCGTGATCATTGGTGCCCGACCGATCAGTCCTCGACGACCGGTTCCGGCGTCGGTGTCGACGTCGTCTCCGGCGTGGGGGTCGGTGTGGCCGTCGCGGTGGTCGCCCCGTCGTCCGCCGGCGGCGGTCCGTCCTCGTCGTCGCTCTTGCCCTCGTCGTCTCCCCGAGGCCGATGCTCGCCCCGGAGGACGAACTCAGCGAGGTAGGCGACGAACCGCTCGTTGTCGGCCACGTTGAACCGATCACCGCGCAGGAAGGTCTTGTCGCCGAGCAACACCGCGTTGTTCGAACGCACGGCCACTGCGTACTCGCCGGTTACCTCGTCGCTGCCCGACTTGTGGGTGTTCGGCGCGCTCCGAAGCAGGACCGTCCCCTCGTCGACGGTGACGGCCGCCGCGGTGTACATCGTCGTCCGCTCGATGTCGCCGAGGTCCGCCTCGCCCGTCGGTCGCGCGACGACGTGTTTGAACGTGCCGTCGGCGTGTTCCTGGTTGTACAGGTACTGCGTGTCGACGCTCATCCCGTAACTGGACGCGAGCGTCGTGAGCTGGCTCTGTTGGGTCTGGATCGAGGTGCCGAAGAGGCTACTGCTGATGGCGGTCCGATCCGGTTCGCCGACCATCACCAGGTGGCCACCGTTCCCGGTGAACTGCCGCACGTCGTCCACGTCGCCCGCGGGATACTCCGCCCCTGGATCGATCACGAGGAACGCGTCGACGTCCTCGAGGGCCGTCGCCAGATCACCGCTCGTGTAGAACTCCACGTCGAAGCCTTGACGGATCAGCGCGTCGACCAGCGGTTCGATGTCGGCGCGTGTAAAGCGGTTGGCGTGCCCCCGGTCGATGAGGACCGTCCCGTTCGTAGTGGCGTCGGGACCGGGGTCGGCGTCGATCGTCCCCGTCGCGGGGAGGGGGTCGGGTGCGATCTCGGCCGGTGCGTACTCGGGGTTCTCGAGGCTCGTTTCCGTGTCGGGCTCCGAGAGCAGCGCCGGTACGATCGCCGCGCCGGCCACGACGACGACGACGGTAAGCGCCAGCACCGCGATCCGTTTCCCCGCCTCACGCCACCACATGTGACCCTCCTACAGCGGCGGCCGGTTCCGGTGTCCCGCCGTCACCGGCTACCGTCCGGTTGCCGTCGGCCGGCAGTCGCCGGTCCGAGGGGCCGTCTCCCTCGGTGTCGGGGGCACGCACCTCCCCGTCGTCGTTCGAGGCGTCGAGATACGTCGCGGGCACCATCAGGAACACCGGTCCGGACGGATCCTCGCCGTAGAGATACTCCGTCGAGACCATCTCCTTGTCCGGGGCTGTCGACGCGATGTAGTTCGACCGCGAGAGGAAGCGTGCGGTGCCGTCGGGGCGCATCATCCGCACGTCGTAGCGGTCGAGTCCGGCCTCGTCGGCCGCGTGTTCGATCGCCGCCTGTCGCCCACCGATGTCGTCGGCGAGCCCGTTCCGGACCGCCTGTGTCCCGCTGTAGATGCGCGCCTGTTCGAGTTCCGTCCGCGTGAGTTCCAGCCGGTCGCCCCGCTGTTCGAAGACCGCGCCGATGAAGGCGCTGCCCAGCGACTCCAGGATGTAGTTGAACTCCCGGGCGTCGCCGCCGGTCAGTTTGTTCGGTCCGGTCGTTGCGACCAGATCCGTCGGTTCGAGTTCCGTCGGTGCGGTCGCCAGCACTCCCACGCTCCCGAGCGTCGACGACGGTTTGGCGTAGATGCGGTCACTCGGCGCGATGGTGTAGTACGCACCCGAGGCCGCGGCGGCGTCCACGCTGGTCACGAGGGGCATCTCCGCCGCCGTCCGCTTGGACTGGAGATACAACTCCTCGCTGGCGGCAGCGCCACCACCCCCGCTGTTCACGAGCAACACGACGGCCTTCACGTCGGGATCGTTACGGGCCTGTTGGAGCATGGAGGAGACGCCCGCCGAGGTCGACCCGTCGATGGTCCCCGAGAGGGGGACGACCGCCACCGTCCCCTCGGTGGACGTGGCGTTCCACGCTACCGGGGCCAGTGCGAGTCCCACGACCACGCCCACGGCCACGAACAGCACGTACGAGCGTGCGATCCGCGACAGGAGGGCTCTGATTCTGCTCGCCATGAGTACGTGTTGGCACACCACTACAAAAAACGTCGGTCGAGCCGTCAGCGGACGGCGAGATCGGCCACCAGTTGCGCCCCGCGGAGCGCGCCCGCCCTGGCCGCCGCCCGTCCCTTGAGCGCGCCGAGTTTCGCGTAGTAGCCGCTCTTGCGCGCCGATCCGACGGCGTAGTGGTGCGCCGAGGCGGCGATGGGTTGTCGCCGCCCGCGCATCCGCATCTCCCCGTCGCGGATCGCCGCGAGGACCGCCTCGCCGTCGAGGGTCGCCCGGTCGACGTCGTCGATGACGAGTTCCGTGTACGCCCGCCCCACGTGGGGCACCGAGTGGGCGTCGCTGGCGGCGAGGGCCGGATAGTCGTGTTCCGTGGCGAATCGCCGCGCCCGCCGGTTGCGAAAGCCGGTGAACAGCCACGAGTTGAACACCTCGATGGCGTCACAGTCGCCGAGGTGTCGTCGCGGGATCCCGTGTCGCGACCGCTGGAACGGGTGGGGGACGACCGCTACGCCGCCGTGGTCGCGCACCCACGCGACGGTTTCGCCGAGGGGCGCACGCCGCGGCGGCATCTCCGTGACGCCGATGGCCAGCAGGTGGCCCACCTCCGTCGACACCTCCACCCCGGGGATGCCGAGCAGTCCGTACTCGGGGGCGAGTTCCGCCGCCCGCAGTGACGCGTGGATCACGTCGTGATCGGTGACGACGATCCCGTCCAGTCCGATCTCGGCCGCCTGCTCCAGCAGTAACTCGACGGGGTCGTGACCGTCGTAGGAGGCCTCGGAGTGGACGTGCGGATCGATCCGGATCGTCGTCTGATTCACACCGTACGTTCGGTCGGCCGAATGATAAGCCTCGTGGCTCGCTACTCCACGCGGGCGCCGACCGTCCCGTCGATCAGCTTCCGCACCGTCGCCACCTGCTCGTCGTCCAGTTCGACCAGAGGCGGCCGGACCGCGTCGTCGTCGATGACGTCCCGCTCGACCAGTCCCGCCTTCGCGGTCGAGGCGAACCCGTACTCGACCGACGAACCGAAGACGGGGCCGATGTGGTTCACCTGCAAGTCACGGGCGCGGTCGAGGTCGCCGGCCACCGCCGCCTCGATAGCTCCGTTCATCGCCTCCGGGAGGAAGTTCGACACGGCGTTGATCCCGCCGGTGGCGCCCAGCGACACCCCGGGGACGAGTTGGCTGTCGAACCCCTGGAACAGGTGGAACTCCTCGTCCGTCCGACGGATGACCTCGATGAAGTGTGTGAGGTCGCCGCTGGTGTCTTTCATCCCCGCGAGATTGGGGTGGTCCGCGACCGCTTCGACCAGATCCGCGTCGATCGACTGCCCCACACAGGAGGGGATGTTGTAGAGGATCACCGGGAGGTCGCTCCCGTCGAGGACCTCACGAAGGAACCGTTCGTTGCCACCGGTCCCGTTCTCGCCATGGAAGTACGGCAGGACGACGAGGACGGCGTCGGCGCCACAGTCCGCGGCGGTGTCGATCCGATCGAGTGTGCCGGCGACACTCGACGACGCGGCACCCGGAAGGACGGGTGCGCCGTCCGCGGCCGCGACGCTCGTCCGGACGACCGTCTCGTACTCCGCGTCGGTGAGGCTCGCGAACTCGCCGGTCGTCCCACAGGGGACGAGCCCGTCGGCCCCGTTTTTCAGGACGAACTCCGCGACGTCGGCCACCGCGTCGGCGTCCACCGAGCCCTCCGAGAAGGGAGTTATCGTCGGAACCAGTGTGGTGCCGTAGTTCGAGTCTGCGGGTGCAGTCGGCATGGTCCGGCGTTCGACAGCCGACCAATTAGGCGTTCCCCTGTGGCTCCGCATCGGCCGCTCGGCTCCCGAACAGTGGCGAGAGCCGCTCGGCCACCCCGTCGAGGACGATCAGCGTCGGCGGGAGCGTCGCCAGCGCCGCCACCAGCGTTAGGAAGATGACGCCGACGGTCAGGTAGCCGAAGTCTCCGAGGATGGGGAACGGCGAGAGCGTCAGCGCCGAGAACCCGAAGACGGTGGTCATCCCCGAGACGGAGATGGCCTTGCCGACGCGGGTGGCGGCCGTCTCCACGGCGTCGAGTTTGCTCGTCCCCGGCCGACCCTTCTCCTCGTAGTAGCGCTCCATCACGATGATGGTGTACTCGGCGCCGATCCCGACGCTCATGGCACCGAGCGACGCGCCGAGCGGCGACACCGGGATCGAGAGCGCCGCCATGTAGAGGTTCTGCCAGCCGATGACGAACACCATCGGAACCAGCGGGGCGACCGCCTTCACCAGGTTCCGGTAGTAGGCCAGCAAGAGCCCGAAGACGAACAGGACGCCCAGTCCCGTCGTCACGTTCCGGCTCTCGATCTGCTCGACGATGGACGGCGTCGAGATGACCGCCGTCCCGGTGAGCGACGCGTCGACGCCCGGCGGCGGGTTGCTGAATCGGATCGTCTCCCGGACGTTCGAGATGAACGACAGCGTCTCGCCGGTCGTCATGTCCTGAGCGCCGATGACCGTGATATGGGCGGCGCCGTCGTTGTAGTACCGTGCGCGTTCCCGGGCTGGCACCTCGCCGAGGACCCGATCGACGCCCGCCCGCGTGTCGGGGATCTCCCCGCCGTTGTGCGCCGCGACGAGCGACGCCGGCGAGTCGACCCCCTGTATCAGGGGCGCACCCACGGCGGCCCGCTCGAAGCGCATCATCCACTTCAGCACCGCCGGATGTCGGAGGTCGCTGCCCGTGACCAACACGTCGTACTGGACGGCCGCCCCGCCGCCCGTCTGGGCGCGGAACTGCTGGAGATCGACGTACGCGGGCAGGTCCTGCGGGACGAACTCCTCGGTGTCCGCCATCGTATCCAGGCTCCGTCCGGCTTGGAACCCCGCCCCCATCAGGAGGAGTGCGACGAGCAACACCACGCCGGGGTTGGCTGCGAGCGTCC
This window encodes:
- a CDS encoding CehA/McbA family metallohydrolase; its protein translation is MNQTTIRIDPHVHSEASYDGHDPVELLLEQAAEIGLDGIVVTDHDVIHASLRAAELAPEYGLLGIPGVEVSTEVGHLLAIGVTEMPPRRAPLGETVAWVRDHGGVAVVPHPFQRSRHGIPRRHLGDCDAIEVFNSWLFTGFRNRRARRFATEHDYPALAASDAHSVPHVGRAYTELVIDDVDRATLDGEAVLAAIRDGEMRMRGRRQPIAASAHHYAVGSARKSGYYAKLGALKGRAAARAGALRGAQLVADLAVR
- a CDS encoding autophagy-related protein 17 gives rise to the protein MDVDPMDTARAEPDRTEETTEAEATANIVATDGETDDAADGAEIDDVADGAETDDAADGAEIDDVADGAETDDVDAVEPLTITLPDGSESVSEAILSHRRMLTNPADHGLVSADEADEVLDTIEELAEEVPEDLRDDLADLEASVEGLTERLDRQDRQIGELQETVESLADILGASVEFQHRDGA
- a CDS encoding S49 family peptidase codes for the protein MASRIRALLSRIARSYVLFVAVGVVVGLALAPVAWNATSTEGTVAVVPLSGTIDGSTSAGVSSMLQQARNDPDVKAVVLLVNSGGGGAAASEELYLQSKRTAAEMPLVTSVDAAAASGAYYTIAPSDRIYAKPSSTLGSVGVLATAPTELEPTDLVATTGPNKLTGGDAREFNYILESLGSAFIGAVFEQRGDRLELTRTELEQARIYSGTQAVRNGLADDIGGRQAAIEHAADEAGLDRYDVRMMRPDGTARFLSRSNYIASTAPDKEMVSTEYLYGEDPSGPVFLMVPATYLDASNDDGEVRAPDTEGDGPSDRRLPADGNRTVAGDGGTPEPAAAVGGSHVVA
- a CDS encoding aminotransferase class IV — translated: MQYHVNGRLVPEGEATVRVDDRGFRYGDAAFETLRAYGGTVFEWAAHRDRLVGTCETLGMGGAVPADLRDRIRATLDANDLADAYVRVSVTRGVQAGKLTPDPEVEPSVVVIVKPLPRGGVEGDPVWDGPAAVRTVERRRIPESAMPADAKTHNYLDGILARLELRGSGADEALVRDTDGFVAEGATSNVFFVDDGVLKTPALSGPILPGVTRAVVLELATAADVPVETDAYGVDTVREADEAFLTNTTWEVRPVAAVDGVAVGGGPVTDRLAAAFDRRVEMRHYRRE
- a CDS encoding anthranilate synthase component II translates to MRVLVVDNYDSFAYNLVQYVGEVAGEVLVRRNDAVDVAGIRRIDPDAIVVSPGPGTPRDAGVSMPVFADLDYPTLGVCLGHQALCAVHGADVGHAPEVVHGKRSTITHDGTGVFAGLPERIEVGRYHSLAVAPGEVPAALVETAHTDDEEGVVMGVRHRTKPHVGVQFHPESILTDGGQQLVRNFLDSNRCSTT
- the tmk gene encoding dTMP kinase → MLITLEGLDGSGKTTAWRALRDRYPGAVFTREPTDSWYGEAVRRSIDDEDADPLAELFLYMADHADHLSRVIRPALAEGSLVVSDRYSDSRIAYQAATLSDADVPDPFEYVRSIHDPVSRPPDATLYLDVDPETAAERSGGTNKFEHVDHLRAVRERYERLLADEPERFVRIDATRPQAAVLDDVTDAVDRLV
- a CDS encoding peptidylprolyl isomerase; this encodes MSNPTATLRTTHGDITVELFAERAPRTVENFVNLAEHDPAANDDPGPETTTWEDPETGEIRGDALYDDVPFHRIISEFMLQCGDPTGTGRGGPGYTFDDEFHDELRHDGAGVLSMANRGPNTNGSQFFITLDAQPHLDGDHAVFGEVVDGMDVVEEIGSVRTDPNDQPTEDVRLTSVDVDR
- a CDS encoding GldG family protein, giving the protein MWWREAGKRIAVLALTVVVVVAGAAIVPALLSEPDTETSLENPEYAPAEIAPDPLPATGTIDADPGPDATTNGTVLIDRGHANRFTRADIEPLVDALIRQGFDVEFYTSGDLATALEDVDAFLVIDPGAEYPAGDVDDVRQFTGNGGHLVMVGEPDRTAISSSLFGTSIQTQQSQLTTLASSYGMSVDTQYLYNQEHADGTFKHVVARPTGEADLGDIERTTMYTAAAVTVDEGTVLLRSAPNTHKSGSDEVTGEYAVAVRSNNAVLLGDKTFLRGDRFNVADNERFVAYLAEFVLRGEHRPRGDDEGKSDDEDGPPPADDGATTATATPTPTPETTSTPTPEPVVED
- a CDS encoding DUF5813 family protein, translated to MGEASGRVTRAFRDHEMFDRLDDGRFEATTTAFDAVVTATEREGRIDYAIEVRAPSLSTAVEGDVAAVVEEGWLETFERRVADADGVVSGDHDLEPAVRLTDTEVIVETAFTDIDERRGVDDVAVVVNYVEGTYVQGIIPGYDYTGPVARLVDRARQGADA
- the pabB gene encoding aminodeoxychorismate synthase, component I, producing MDTATGGEDRSVTPSVETSLDVFRTAAAGAPTNARVPVEVTVDLDPFEAYRRARGAAPSVFFETSGGRSGWGYFGVDPDFVREVTDDEALDAVTELVDAESLVRGECAIPYPGGFFGWLSYDVAREIEALPSTTVDDRGLPRLQLARYTCLAAWRASESTLRFVATPRVGDDPDAAYETGLDRALELADAAQTGDPSVGEPSTTGPVTFRSSCDRAAYGDRVRRVKGYVRDGDTFQANVSHRLTAPAAVHPVEAFAALRTVNPAPYSGLIEFPGVDLVSASPELLLDRNGDRLETEPIAGTRPRGEDAAADRRLRTDLRNDEKERAEHAMLVDLERNDLGKVSEYGSVTVDEYRRIDRYSEVFHLVSTVSGRLHRSYDLGDAIGALFPGGTITGAPKPRTMEIIDEVEHHRRGPYTGSMAAIGFDGRATLNIIIRTLVRYGDEYHLRVGGGVVHDSVPDREYDETLAKARALITAVDTALGDDAEMDVGVSAR